In one Ferroacidibacillus organovorans genomic region, the following are encoded:
- the spoIIIAE gene encoding stage III sporulation protein AE yields the protein MRASRLRRMTVKVLMTVIMFGWFLTALPAHAAGQAFGVSGPPPPTAAANSPVPGGAASTPVSPSLDARLLETNTQTTALTSAWNKLGVDYNGYVPGISQGQLVSSFTPGATSFPLISQLQGLLRYFFYALYSDTRLIGSIVVLTVLAAILETMQSAFASESVSKIAFFAVYLVLFVIALSSFHVATSDANQAIGTMTSVMYGSLPVILSLIVASGGLTSAAAFHPLIIFIVNTMSVIVQHLVMPLILFTTVLSIISVLSKQYRVSELAGFLRTTALTILGVGLSAFLGIMSVQGQLARVADGVSLRGAKYVASNLIPIVGKALSDASESIAGASILVKNATGFASAVVLLLICAFPAIKILALSVIYNVSSALLQPLGDTPIISLLSTMGKSLTLVFAALAAVGLMFFFSLVIAISTTNSAAFMR from the coding sequence ATGAGAGCAAGTCGCTTGCGGCGCATGACGGTCAAAGTGTTAATGACGGTGATCATGTTTGGCTGGTTTCTCACAGCACTTCCGGCGCACGCGGCGGGTCAGGCCTTTGGGGTCTCCGGGCCGCCGCCTCCCACTGCGGCTGCGAACTCACCCGTGCCTGGGGGGGCAGCGTCGACGCCGGTGTCTCCAAGCCTTGACGCAAGACTTCTTGAGACAAACACCCAGACCACGGCGCTTACGTCAGCCTGGAACAAGCTTGGCGTCGATTACAACGGTTATGTGCCGGGCATTTCACAGGGGCAACTGGTTTCATCCTTTACCCCAGGCGCAACCTCCTTTCCCTTGATCAGCCAGCTTCAGGGTCTATTGCGCTACTTTTTTTACGCGCTCTACTCTGACACTCGTTTGATTGGCTCGATCGTGGTGTTGACAGTGCTCGCAGCAATACTCGAGACGATGCAGTCGGCGTTTGCGAGTGAATCGGTGAGTAAAATCGCTTTTTTTGCAGTCTATCTCGTACTCTTTGTCATCGCGCTCTCTTCGTTTCACGTTGCGACATCAGATGCCAATCAGGCGATTGGCACGATGACATCGGTGATGTACGGATCGCTTCCCGTGATTCTTTCGCTCATTGTCGCATCTGGCGGACTCACATCCGCCGCAGCGTTTCATCCGCTCATCATCTTCATCGTGAACACGATGAGTGTCATCGTCCAACACCTTGTCATGCCTCTGATTCTGTTTACGACAGTGCTCTCCATCATCAGTGTCCTGTCAAAGCAGTACAGGGTGTCTGAACTGGCCGGATTTTTACGTACCACCGCGCTTACCATCCTGGGTGTGGGATTGAGTGCTTTTCTTGGCATCATGTCTGTGCAAGGGCAGTTGGCACGTGTGGCCGATGGCGTTTCCCTGCGCGGCGCGAAGTATGTCGCGAGCAACTTGATTCCAATCGTTGGAAAGGCACTCTCTGATGCGAGCGAGTCGATCGCCGGGGCGTCCATTCTCGTCAAAAATGCAACAGGTTTTGCAAGCGCCGTCGTGCTGCTTTTGATCTGTGCGTTCCCAGCCATAAAAATCCTGGCGCTCTCCGTCATTTACAACGTCTCCTCGGCGCTATTGCAACCGCTTGGCGACACACCGATCATCTCGCTGCTCTCGACGATGGGAAAAAGCCTGACGCTTGTCTTTGCGGCGCTTGCCGCCGTCGGCCTGATGTTTTTCTTCTCGCTTGTCATCGCGATCTCGACGACGAACTCCGCCGCGTTTATGAGGTGA
- a CDS encoding bifunctional 5,10-methylenetetrahydrofolate dehydrogenase/5,10-methenyltetrahydrofolate cyclohydrolase, giving the protein MIDQEGFHIGTIIDGAYWAGVSRQETAQKVQALKEKGITPRLVVLLIGDHPASASYVRGKEKAAWSVGIESEIMRFPAETDEQVILDTLDQLNQDPHVHGILVQLPLPAHMNEQRVVSRVSFEKDVDGFHERNVGALSIGTNRMVPCTPLGVMELLRYEKIDITGMHAVVIGRSNIVGKPMANLLLQANATVTICHSRTKDMRTLTRQADLLVAAVGIPRFVTAPDVKEGAVIIDVGINRVDGKICGDVDFSSVEPVASRITPVPKGVGPMTIAMLLANTVRASQIQHRV; this is encoded by the coding sequence TTGATTGATCAGGAGGGATTTCACATCGGAACGATCATCGATGGCGCGTACTGGGCGGGTGTCAGCCGCCAAGAAACTGCGCAAAAGGTCCAAGCCTTGAAGGAAAAGGGCATTACACCAAGGCTCGTGGTTCTGTTGATCGGGGATCACCCCGCGTCTGCGAGCTATGTTCGCGGAAAAGAAAAGGCCGCATGGAGTGTTGGGATCGAGTCTGAGATCATGCGGTTCCCGGCTGAAACGGATGAACAGGTCATTCTTGACACCCTTGACCAATTAAATCAGGACCCGCACGTGCACGGGATTTTGGTGCAGTTGCCACTCCCGGCGCACATGAATGAGCAGCGCGTTGTTTCGCGGGTTTCATTTGAAAAAGATGTGGACGGTTTTCACGAGCGAAATGTCGGAGCGCTCTCGATTGGCACGAATCGCATGGTACCTTGCACACCGCTTGGTGTCATGGAGCTTTTGCGTTACGAAAAGATTGATATCACGGGGATGCACGCGGTAGTCATCGGGCGCTCGAACATCGTTGGCAAACCGATGGCGAATCTGCTCTTGCAGGCAAATGCCACCGTGACGATTTGTCACTCGCGGACAAAAGACATGCGCACGCTCACGAGGCAGGCGGATCTACTCGTCGCGGCAGTTGGCATCCCGCGCTTTGTGACTGCGCCAGATGTGAAAGAAGGCGCCGTCATCATCGATGTGGGCATCAATCGGGTGGATGGCAAGATTTGTGGTGATGTCGATTTTTCGTCCGTTGAACCCGTCGCTTCAAGAATTACGCCTGTGCCAAAGGGCGTGGGTCCCATGACCATCGCAATGCTATTGGCAAACACCGTGCGCGCATCGCAAATACAGCACCGAGTGTAG
- the xseA gene encoding exodeoxyribonuclease VII large subunit has protein sequence MERVLSVFELTQTIKTVLTRTPDLQNVSVRGEISNFSRPQSGHLYFTLKDALSRVKVVMFVSRARSLRVELRDGMSVVVKGSIDVFERSGEYQMYADEIAPDGVGALYVAYEQLKEKLQAEGLFDASRKRPIPAFPTRIALVTSPTGAAVRDMLTTLQRRYPLADVLVVPVAVQGAEAPAQIAEGVRLVSERGLADVMIVGRGGGSFEELFAFSSELVARALASSRIPVISAIGHETDVTIADFVADRRAPTPTGAAELATPDATSLLHRLEQAQMRMTSTMNLRLKQAHARFERVASRHVLTDPLRAFDGFHQRVDHLERQLEGGVKGRILGTVRRLDGLELRLSKNAPFDRVAQMGRKLDQLAERQERALQKLLEDANQRVARANAYLELLNPLAVLDRGYAVVRGKTKDAPVITSIAHVQPGDAVTLRMMDGTLDCQVWGVFDDEAKRESG, from the coding sequence ATGGAGCGAGTCCTCAGTGTCTTCGAGTTGACGCAAACAATAAAGACGGTTCTCACGCGCACGCCGGATTTACAAAATGTTTCGGTGCGTGGCGAGATTTCGAATTTTAGCAGACCACAGAGCGGACATCTCTATTTTACGTTAAAAGATGCGCTGTCGCGTGTTAAAGTCGTCATGTTCGTCAGCCGCGCGCGCTCTTTGCGGGTGGAACTGCGCGATGGAATGAGTGTGGTCGTAAAAGGTTCAATCGACGTGTTTGAACGTTCAGGCGAGTACCAGATGTATGCAGATGAGATTGCGCCAGACGGCGTTGGCGCGCTGTACGTTGCGTATGAGCAGTTAAAAGAAAAGTTGCAGGCAGAAGGTCTGTTTGATGCGTCGCGCAAGCGCCCAATCCCTGCTTTTCCGACGCGCATCGCACTCGTCACGTCGCCAACGGGTGCGGCTGTGCGCGATATGCTGACGACGCTTCAAAGACGGTATCCACTCGCGGATGTTTTGGTCGTACCTGTTGCGGTTCAGGGCGCAGAGGCGCCCGCACAGATTGCGGAGGGCGTCCGGCTGGTTTCCGAGCGCGGCCTTGCGGACGTGATGATCGTGGGGCGCGGCGGCGGTTCTTTTGAAGAACTGTTCGCTTTTAGTTCAGAGCTAGTCGCGCGTGCACTTGCGTCTTCTCGCATCCCGGTCATCTCTGCCATCGGTCACGAGACGGACGTGACGATTGCAGATTTCGTCGCTGATCGACGGGCGCCTACGCCAACGGGTGCGGCAGAACTCGCGACGCCTGACGCCACATCACTTTTGCATCGTTTGGAACAGGCGCAAATGCGCATGACATCCACAATGAATCTGCGTTTAAAACAGGCGCATGCACGTTTTGAACGCGTCGCTTCACGGCACGTCCTCACGGATCCTCTGCGGGCGTTTGATGGATTTCATCAGCGTGTCGACCATTTGGAGCGGCAACTCGAAGGTGGTGTGAAGGGACGCATTTTGGGAACTGTGCGGCGTTTGGATGGACTTGAGCTGCGTCTTTCCAAAAATGCGCCGTTTGACCGCGTTGCGCAGATGGGGCGAAAGCTTGACCAACTGGCGGAGCGTCAAGAGCGTGCACTGCAAAAGTTGCTAGAAGATGCGAACCAAAGGGTCGCGCGGGCAAATGCGTATCTCGAATTGCTCAATCCACTGGCTGTTCTTGATCGTGGCTATGCGGTCGTTCGAGGCAAAACAAAGGATGCGCCAGTGATCACCTCAATTGCGCACGTGCAGCCGGGGGATGCCGTGACGCTGCGCATGATGGATGGCACACTGGACTGCCAGGTATGGGGGGTTTTTGATGATGAAGCAAAAAGAGAGTCAGGCTGA
- a CDS encoding SpoIIIAH-like family protein, translated as MVKRQTVWLSAMMVFSLMLIGYYTLGTAPTTPGGNTVSTNGGTSPTTVSTNSGGTNPSGTKVTTTTSGSSMTSGKSPTVPVSSSSASDWFVSMQMNLENSQSKLIQTLQSTIGDPRASNTVVSQAYSELNAIQSQQLAEGKVHEQLLGAGYPDSVVIYNPHGRIHVYVQASKLTPLQAVSIINTVSQTTGVQSNLITVTAHA; from the coding sequence TTGGTTAAACGTCAAACAGTTTGGCTTTCTGCGATGATGGTTTTTTCGCTTATGCTCATCGGATATTACACACTTGGGACGGCGCCGACGACCCCGGGCGGAAACACCGTCTCAACCAATGGTGGCACATCGCCAACGACTGTGAGCACAAATTCTGGAGGAACAAACCCCAGTGGCACAAAGGTGACGACAACAACCTCGGGATCGTCTATGACGTCGGGAAAATCACCGACAGTTCCGGTTTCGTCGAGTAGTGCATCCGACTGGTTTGTCTCCATGCAGATGAACCTTGAAAACTCACAGTCAAAGCTCATCCAGACGCTGCAATCGACCATTGGCGATCCACGTGCCAGCAACACAGTTGTTTCACAGGCGTACAGTGAGCTAAACGCCATTCAGTCGCAGCAATTGGCAGAAGGCAAGGTGCATGAACAACTTCTTGGCGCCGGGTATCCGGATTCTGTCGTGATCTATAACCCTCACGGCCGCATTCACGTGTATGTGCAGGCGTCCAAGCTGACTCCGCTTCAGGCAGTTTCAATCATCAACACCGTTTCGCAAACGACAGGGGTGCAGTCCAACTTGATCACGGTTACGGCGCACGCGTAA
- the spoIIIAD gene encoding stage III sporulation protein AD, whose translation MTILPIVLFAVVGAFLIMVLREIAPQVAFLLSLVIAVLLFIVALHQVTGVLAPLEKLAASANVNLVFFATVVKIIGIAYVVEFGAQIARDAGVGSIASKVELVGKLLIVLLALPIVNAVIDAVTHLLP comes from the coding sequence ATGACGATTCTACCTATTGTTCTCTTTGCCGTCGTTGGGGCGTTTCTCATCATGGTGTTGCGTGAAATTGCGCCGCAGGTTGCCTTTCTCCTGTCGCTTGTGATCGCAGTCTTGCTGTTCATCGTAGCGCTCCATCAAGTGACAGGCGTCCTTGCGCCACTTGAGAAATTGGCTGCAAGCGCCAATGTCAACCTCGTTTTTTTTGCGACCGTGGTCAAGATCATCGGCATCGCCTACGTGGTCGAATTTGGCGCACAGATCGCGCGCGATGCAGGGGTTGGCAGCATCGCGTCAAAGGTTGAACTGGTTGGGAAGCTGTTGATCGTCTTGCTGGCGCTTCCCATCGTCAATGCGGTGATCGATGCTGTTACCCATTTGTTGCCGTAA
- a CDS encoding Asp23/Gls24 family envelope stress response protein — MGAWYTRLYGICILLILAWYALELMKVPLVVDVTHEVVLAQGPGWVVLGALFLMTILLFFAPPRSTKVHSFVKATPTGEVRIGFAAVRDVASRTARQVPGVDRLKTAISDAEGGLVISMRIRATAGVNLADMSETIQTRVMDAVKDATSLSVNAVHVQVSELSPEPTKA, encoded by the coding sequence TTGGGTGCATGGTATACGAGACTCTACGGCATATGCATTTTGCTGATTCTGGCCTGGTATGCGCTTGAACTGATGAAGGTCCCCTTGGTTGTGGATGTTACGCACGAGGTAGTCCTTGCACAAGGGCCGGGGTGGGTCGTGCTTGGCGCTTTGTTTTTAATGACGATTCTCCTGTTTTTTGCGCCGCCTCGTTCAACCAAAGTACACAGTTTTGTCAAGGCGACGCCGACAGGAGAGGTGCGCATTGGATTCGCTGCGGTGCGTGATGTCGCAAGCCGCACCGCGCGGCAAGTTCCTGGTGTCGACCGTTTGAAAACGGCAATCTCCGACGCCGAAGGCGGACTGGTCATCTCGATGCGCATTCGCGCGACGGCGGGTGTCAATCTCGCAGATATGTCAGAGACGATTCAGACGCGCGTAATGGATGCGGTTAAGGATGCGACATCGCTTTCAGTCAATGCCGTCCACGTTCAAGTGTCAGAACTATCTCCAGAGCCCACCAAGGCTTAA
- the accB gene encoding acetyl-CoA carboxylase biotin carboxyl carrier protein yields the protein MIKVGDIRELIRLLDETSLHELQLEAGDVKLTLKKADMATPVVFSAQHVAHSAPPVQEVSIPAAPSQPVLEAPKERDPVAADPEAGTVLIKSPMVGTFYRSSSPNAAPYVDQGSRVTEKTVVCIVEAMKLMNEIEADVRGEIVEVLAENGQLVEFGQPLFRVKLA from the coding sequence TTGATTAAGGTCGGCGATATTCGTGAACTGATTCGATTGCTCGATGAGACGAGCTTGCATGAGTTGCAACTTGAAGCAGGAGATGTGAAGTTAACCCTCAAAAAGGCGGACATGGCGACACCTGTCGTGTTTTCGGCACAACACGTCGCGCATTCTGCCCCGCCGGTTCAAGAAGTGTCCATACCGGCGGCCCCGTCGCAGCCAGTGCTTGAAGCGCCAAAGGAACGCGACCCTGTGGCGGCTGATCCCGAGGCCGGGACTGTTTTGATCAAATCGCCGATGGTAGGAACGTTCTACCGTTCATCATCGCCAAACGCCGCTCCCTATGTTGACCAGGGGAGCAGGGTCACAGAGAAGACGGTGGTGTGTATCGTGGAAGCGATGAAGTTGATGAACGAGATTGAGGCGGATGTGCGCGGTGAAATCGTCGAGGTGCTCGCCGAGAATGGACAACTTGTGGAGTTTGGTCAGCCGCTTTTTCGTGTTAAACTCGCGTAG
- the xseB gene encoding exodeoxyribonuclease VII small subunit, translated as MKQKESQADQAMPAALDEQMSFESALIRLEEVVRVLESGELSLDVALSTYQEGMQLVGFCRERLKNAEQRVEQVTAAQGELLHTAFLAEEIKG; from the coding sequence ATGAAGCAAAAAGAGAGTCAGGCTGATCAAGCGATGCCTGCAGCGCTTGATGAACAGATGTCCTTTGAGTCGGCGCTTATCCGCCTAGAAGAGGTTGTGCGCGTGCTAGAAAGTGGCGAATTGTCACTGGATGTAGCCCTTTCAACCTATCAAGAGGGGATGCAGTTGGTCGGATTTTGCCGAGAGCGCTTAAAGAACGCTGAACAGCGCGTTGAGCAGGTTACAGCCGCTCAAGGTGAACTGTTGCACACGGCGTTTTTGGCGGAGGAGATCAAAGGTTGA
- a CDS encoding NAD(P)/FAD-dependent oxidoreductase, protein MSTPMEVKDRIDTKVYDITVIGGGPTGLFTAFYAGIRDASTKIIDSLPQLGGQLAELYPEKYIYDVAGFPKIKAMDLVDQLVEQTKQYHPTLCLSEKVTGLVKRDDQVFELTTDRGVHYSKTVIITGGIGAFTPKPLPVSNAQAFEGKGIYYYVDDMKKFAGKRVVVVGGGDSAVDFALMLEHVAKQVTLVHRRDQFRAHEENVKTLYASGVDVKTFYEVHALEGEDWLSSVTLIENRSKMTIRVEADAIVSSLGFSASLGPILNWGLTIEDNAIVVDTRMGTNIPGVFAAGDIVTYPGKIKLIATGFGEAPTAVNHAKIYLDPTSKLHPGHSSSRKG, encoded by the coding sequence ATGTCAACACCGATGGAAGTGAAAGATCGCATTGATACAAAAGTCTATGATATTACGGTGATTGGCGGCGGGCCGACAGGGCTTTTTACTGCGTTTTACGCAGGTATTCGCGATGCGAGCACAAAAATTATCGACAGCCTGCCACAATTGGGCGGTCAACTCGCAGAGCTCTACCCGGAAAAATACATTTACGATGTGGCTGGATTTCCCAAAATCAAGGCGATGGATTTAGTCGATCAACTTGTCGAGCAAACGAAGCAGTACCACCCCACGCTATGCCTGAGCGAGAAAGTGACTGGGCTTGTCAAGCGGGACGACCAGGTTTTTGAACTGACGACAGACCGCGGTGTTCACTATTCCAAAACGGTGATCATCACGGGTGGAATTGGCGCATTTACTCCGAAGCCGCTACCCGTCTCCAATGCCCAGGCTTTTGAAGGAAAAGGAATTTACTATTATGTTGACGACATGAAAAAATTTGCGGGAAAGCGCGTCGTGGTCGTCGGCGGCGGAGACAGCGCGGTTGATTTTGCGCTTATGCTCGAACATGTCGCAAAGCAGGTCACACTTGTGCATCGGCGCGATCAGTTCAGGGCACACGAAGAGAATGTGAAGACGCTCTACGCTTCAGGCGTTGATGTGAAGACATTCTATGAGGTTCATGCGCTTGAAGGCGAGGATTGGCTCTCCTCCGTCACGCTTATTGAGAACCGCAGCAAGATGACGATCCGTGTAGAGGCTGATGCGATTGTGAGCAGTTTGGGATTCTCTGCATCGCTTGGTCCGATCCTCAATTGGGGGCTCACGATTGAGGATAATGCGATTGTTGTGGATACCCGCATGGGGACGAACATCCCAGGTGTTTTTGCGGCCGGAGATATTGTTACGTATCCGGGAAAAATCAAATTGATTGCGACAGGATTTGGCGAGGCTCCAACGGCTGTCAATCACGCGAAGATTTATCTAGACCCTACTTCAAAGCTTCACCCAGGACACAGCAGCAGTCGCAAAGGATGA
- a CDS encoding DUF2273 domain-containing protein — translation MERLWERIKRLNVLPGRYKGMALGVLVWVFIEFFGFFPTLLLAALMVIGFAVGRIFDRPHEWEEWVKRLLQSDPYE, via the coding sequence GTGGAACGCTTGTGGGAACGGATCAAGCGGCTGAATGTTCTGCCAGGCCGCTACAAGGGCATGGCGCTTGGCGTTTTGGTGTGGGTTTTTATTGAGTTTTTTGGTTTTTTTCCAACCCTTTTATTGGCTGCGCTGATGGTCATAGGTTTCGCAGTCGGACGTATTTTTGATCGACCGCATGAATGGGAAGAATGGGTGAAGCGACTGCTTCAGTCCGATCCGTATGAATAA
- a CDS encoding Asp23/Gls24 family envelope stress response protein, with translation MAIESGIVHSEEAGLQGAGTTQIANEVIAVIAGLAATEVRGVSDMSGGIVGGIAERLGRKNLSKGVRVDVTPDEQQCTIDLSIIAEYGYRIPDVAREIQEGVKRAIESMTGLEVLGVNVSVLGISFRVEDRIEEEKVRV, from the coding sequence ATGGCGATTGAATCGGGTATCGTGCATTCGGAAGAAGCAGGGCTGCAAGGGGCGGGCACGACGCAGATTGCCAATGAAGTGATCGCGGTCATTGCGGGACTCGCGGCGACAGAAGTGCGCGGCGTTTCCGATATGAGCGGCGGTATTGTCGGTGGAATCGCAGAGCGACTCGGGCGCAAAAATCTCAGCAAAGGCGTGCGTGTTGACGTCACTCCCGACGAACAGCAATGCACGATTGACCTGTCGATCATCGCCGAGTACGGGTATCGCATTCCGGATGTCGCGCGCGAGATTCAAGAAGGGGTAAAGCGTGCGATCGAGTCGATGACAGGGCTTGAAGTCTTGGGTGTCAATGTGAGTGTGCTCGGTATCTCTTTTCGCGTAGAGGACCGGATTGAGGAAGAGAAGGTGCGCGTGTAA
- a CDS encoding stage III sporulation protein AF, whose translation MLPTASDWIRHLIVTILLATVLEWVLPSGAMQRVTRMVLGLVVMAMLLSPLRAFVLAHGNYNQFLASWFGPALSAQAVGNSTSLSYSNELAHTLKEDLSLGLSVNVLDVVVLTGNQADSSSQITGVRVLLGPSPAPKQTAALVTQQIAIQLGLNPSEVQIIQG comes from the coding sequence ATGCTTCCAACTGCATCGGATTGGATAAGGCACCTGATTGTGACCATTCTCTTAGCCACCGTGCTAGAGTGGGTCCTGCCCAGTGGAGCCATGCAGCGCGTCACCAGAATGGTGCTTGGTCTTGTTGTCATGGCGATGTTGCTGAGTCCGTTGCGCGCTTTCGTGCTCGCGCACGGAAATTACAATCAGTTTCTCGCGTCGTGGTTTGGACCAGCGCTCAGCGCGCAAGCCGTGGGAAATTCAACATCGCTGTCCTACAGCAACGAACTGGCGCATACGCTGAAAGAGGACTTGTCCCTCGGCCTTTCTGTAAACGTGCTTGACGTCGTTGTACTGACAGGAAATCAGGCTGACAGTTCGTCACAAATCACAGGCGTGCGCGTTTTATTGGGGCCATCCCCGGCGCCAAAGCAGACGGCTGCCTTGGTGACGCAGCAGATTGCAATACAATTAGGGTTGAACCCAAGCGAGGTTCAGATCATTCAAGGATAA
- a CDS encoding polyprenyl synthetase family protein: MIQTVEQQWSQMRDVIEESLREYLPEQQSSAARLLDAMTYSLLGGGKRLRPTLLLMTARACGLPIERVLPAACAVEMIHTYSLIHDDLPAMDNDDYRRGKLTNHKQFDEATAILAGDALLTLAFETILLSDLDAQTNMSLVRELSFASGARGMVAGQMLDLLAEGQSITDEQLAKIHAKKTGALLRASVRMGALAAGVDQPTLHALTIYAESIGLAFQIQDDILDVTGDKALLGKQTGGDVVLQKATYPARYGVSGARERVKELTEHAVDALKKPDLSLEPNVLIEMAYLLTERVF, translated from the coding sequence TTGATTCAGACGGTGGAGCAGCAATGGAGCCAAATGCGTGATGTCATTGAAGAATCGCTGCGCGAATATCTTCCGGAGCAACAATCAAGCGCTGCGCGTTTGCTTGACGCCATGACGTACAGTTTGCTTGGCGGCGGAAAACGGCTTCGGCCGACACTGCTTCTCATGACGGCGCGCGCGTGCGGACTTCCGATTGAGCGCGTATTGCCGGCGGCTTGTGCGGTAGAGATGATTCACACCTATTCACTCATTCACGATGACTTACCTGCAATGGATAATGATGACTATCGTCGCGGCAAACTGACAAACCATAAACAATTCGATGAGGCCACCGCCATTCTGGCGGGTGACGCATTGCTCACACTTGCATTTGAGACGATTTTGTTGTCGGATTTGGATGCGCAGACGAACATGTCGCTCGTGCGTGAACTCTCCTTTGCAAGCGGCGCGCGCGGTATGGTGGCGGGGCAAATGCTTGATCTCTTGGCGGAGGGCCAAAGCATTACGGATGAACAACTCGCAAAGATTCACGCAAAAAAAACAGGTGCTCTCTTGCGCGCTTCGGTTCGCATGGGTGCGCTCGCCGCAGGCGTAGACCAACCTACGCTGCACGCTCTTACGATTTACGCAGAATCCATTGGACTGGCCTTTCAAATCCAGGATGACATTTTAGATGTCACAGGCGACAAAGCATTGCTTGGTAAACAGACAGGCGGCGATGTCGTCTTACAAAAGGCTACGTACCCTGCACGCTATGGCGTATCGGGTGCGCGCGAGCGCGTCAAAGAGTTGACTGAGCATGCGGTAGACGCTTTGAAAAAACCGGATCTTTCTTTGGAACCGAACGTATTGATTGAGATGGCATATCTTCTAACAGAGCGGGTTTTTTGA
- the accC gene encoding acetyl-CoA carboxylase biotin carboxylase subunit: protein MFKKVLVANRGEIAVRIIRACRELGIATVAIYSEADRDALHVAMADEAYCVGPTSSRQSYLNIANIMAVATSVGADAIHPGYGFLSENSDFAEVCTAVGVKFIGPSPQAIEQMGDKATAKATMKRANVPTVPGTDGLVESVEDALAVADEIGYPVIIKATAGGGGKGIRVVHSRDELRAALSLAQSEAGSAFGNAGVYLEKFLVRPRHVEIQVLGDQHGHAIHLGERDCSVQRRLQKLVEESPSPALTEEIRARMGAAAVAAAKAVQYEGAGTIEFLLDEDGSFYFMEMNTRIQVEHPVTEWVTGIDLVQEQIRVAYGHPLRYRQEDVVQRGHAIECRINAEDPDRNFMPSPGKITGYVPPGGFGVRVDSAAYTGYTVTPFYDSMIAKLIVWAPTRQEALDRMKRALQEFQIEGVRTTIGFHMRLLEHPAFVAGDVNTRFLENHTV from the coding sequence ATGTTTAAAAAAGTGTTGGTCGCAAACCGCGGTGAGATCGCGGTGCGCATCATAAGGGCGTGCCGCGAGCTTGGCATCGCGACCGTTGCTATTTATTCAGAGGCAGATCGCGATGCGCTTCATGTGGCGATGGCAGATGAGGCTTACTGTGTGGGTCCCACATCGAGTCGGCAGAGCTATCTTAATATCGCAAACATCATGGCCGTCGCAACGTCTGTCGGTGCGGACGCGATTCATCCCGGTTATGGATTTTTGTCTGAGAACAGCGACTTTGCTGAAGTCTGCACCGCAGTCGGGGTCAAATTTATCGGTCCAAGTCCGCAAGCGATTGAGCAGATGGGTGATAAGGCGACTGCGAAAGCCACGATGAAGCGCGCGAACGTGCCGACGGTTCCAGGAACGGATGGGCTTGTCGAAAGTGTGGAAGATGCTCTCGCTGTCGCCGATGAGATCGGGTACCCTGTCATCATCAAGGCGACGGCAGGCGGTGGCGGAAAAGGGATTCGCGTGGTACACTCGCGAGATGAGTTGCGGGCGGCTTTGTCGCTTGCGCAGTCGGAGGCGGGGTCGGCGTTTGGAAATGCGGGGGTCTATCTCGAAAAGTTTCTCGTACGCCCCCGTCACGTCGAGATTCAGGTGCTCGGCGACCAGCACGGGCACGCGATTCATTTGGGTGAACGAGACTGCTCTGTCCAGCGCAGACTCCAAAAACTTGTCGAAGAGTCCCCCTCCCCGGCACTTACAGAAGAGATTCGCGCGCGGATGGGGGCGGCGGCGGTCGCGGCTGCCAAAGCGGTTCAGTATGAAGGTGCAGGAACGATTGAATTTTTGCTGGATGAAGACGGCTCGTTTTATTTTATGGAGATGAACACGCGAATCCAGGTTGAGCACCCTGTGACAGAGTGGGTGACAGGCATTGACCTCGTTCAGGAACAGATTCGCGTCGCATACGGGCACCCGCTTCGCTATCGCCAAGAAGATGTGGTACAGCGCGGACACGCGATTGAGTGTCGGATCAATGCGGAAGACCCCGACAGAAACTTCATGCCTTCTCCCGGGAAGATCACTGGCTATGTTCCTCCAGGCGGGTTTGGCGTGCGGGTGGATAGCGCGGCGTATACCGGGTATACCGTGACGCCGTTTTACGACTCGATGATTGCAAAGTTGATCGTTTGGGCTCCGACAAGACAGGAGGCGCTCGATCGGATGAAGCGGGCTTTGCAAGAGTTTCAGATTGAAGGCGTGCGCACAACGATCGGCTTTCATATGCGCCTCCTCGAACATCCCGCGTTTGTCGCGGGGGATGTCAATACGCGCTTTTTGGAAAACCATACGGTGTGA